Proteins from one Triplophysa dalaica isolate WHDGS20190420 chromosome 6, ASM1584641v1, whole genome shotgun sequence genomic window:
- the sycp1 gene encoding synaptonemal complex protein 1 isoform X2: MQKAFNFKLLVPPRAHVNQVSALKPNETGLNEENCVFSQPVQSSDMEKSLPFPSKMVLPTKTTRTEGTKKATVIPMEKEETLRSSQLFSRLLDEAEKIKMWKVRIDSETSQKDRRLQENRKTIETQRKAIQELQFANESLSMKLEDQLNENEDLRNKSNATRNLCNILKDTFERSVEKMSVFEAEREETHDLFIQNSETIKRMGAAFESLRKQAEADQQDMLKLRECLTKMEGLKIKFESDCLVKEKEVAMLQEKVCVKESNLKDVSLKVLETQQNCNLLKESARQHQELLNNLTQDREMLEEKLKATEQFKWEIEEKQRALTNELEQSKENHVKILQKKDAELEELNNIKDQQSHQLAEMRLTVKSLQSSLTTETQRTQDLEAKLTSVLNELSDETSELQKIKEQKDSYGKQIQMLKDGLDEKSDLLNSVKEKLQTSEIQTLQLIATLEQKACQLKEAVEKDEYLEEALTKARHEFEELQEEVVLKETKLKEIEERLSRALESGCESSTEIERLVIDKELQRNKYKELKSKFNDLQMQKDFIQEQVDSGVVENKVLKSQLMENKANEDRDKMEIERLEREKQQLQVEVDILSTKIAGQDEESKNAQEMLKESGKNSKKELQMKDKQIKSLEAKLTNLKTKLDTKAKAFEECLKDISTLRDESDNAKKLHKEELQKICSDLKEKSTFEAQLNVEVGKLKQTAIEATRSKEDTETKCQQRISDMVALMERHKHEYDKMIEEKDAELSDKRMREAEVNASKALLEFELSHLQVEINELREQLKMVKEKNVRMKTPSPVKDTPQPIFETKLKKERKRISKTPKASTSTKAIYSLLNEKENDPPSRRASPSPVGTVNEVPKSSFWSLSTKYGTTPQIKSFRIRTPPRTEITGSWKTNILKLDPKSDSSESNDILSFSPRPLKTKKPMQPKDPVAGGSGMFKKVQSSVACKSPGTALKLAAIKRMRDAGWTSISSSDKKKKKISEKIFA; encoded by the exons ATGCAAAAGGCATTCAACTTCAAACTGTTGGTTCCCCCAAGAGCTCACGTAAATCAAGTATCTGCTTTAAAGCCCAATGAAACAGGCTTGAATGAAGAaaactgtgttttctctcaACCAGTACAG TCTTCAGATATGGAGAAAAGCCTTCCATTCCCATCCAAAATGGTGCttccaacaaaaacaacaagaacTG AAGGTACAAAGAAGGCTACGGTCATACCAATGGAAAAAGAAGAG ACGTTAAGATCCAGCCAGCTATTCTCCAGATTGCTTGATGAAGCtgagaaaattaaaatgtgGAAGGTGAGAATTGATTCTGAGACGTCGCAAAAAGACAGGAGGCTTCAGGAGAACAGAAAGACTATTGAGACGCAGCGGAAAGCTATTCAAGAACTTCAG TTTGCAAACGAAAGTCTGAGCATGAAATTAGAGGATCAGCTTAATGAGAATGAAGACCTTAGGAATAA AAGTAATGCGACAAGGAATTTGTGTAACATACTGAAGGACACATTTGAAAGATCTGTTGAGAAAAtgagtgtgt ttGAGGCTGAACGGGAAGAAACTCATGATCTATTCATACAGAACAGTGAGACTATAAAG AGGATGGGGGCAGCTTTTGAAAGTCTTAGGAAGCAAGCAGAGGCAGATCAGCAGGACATGTTGAAAT TAAGAGAATGCCTCACGAAGATGGAGGgtcttaaaataaagtttgagaGTGATTGTCTTGTAAAGGAAAAGGAG GTTGCCATGCTTCAAGAGAAAGTCTGTGTAAAAGAAAGCAATCTTAAAGACGTTTCACTTAAAGTCCTAGAAACACAGCAAAACTGTAACCTACTTAAGGAATCTGCAA GGCAACATCAGGAATTGCTTAACAATTTAACACAGGACCGAGAGATGCTTGAGGAAAAACTCAAAGCGACAGAGCAGTTCAAATGGGAGATTgaa GAAAAGCAGAGAGCATTAACTAATGAACTGGAGCAAAGCAAGGAGAACCATGTAAAGATCCTTCAAAAGAAAGATGCTGAACTAGAGGAGCTAAACAACATCAAAGATCAACAGTCACACCAACTTGCAGAAATGCGATTGACTGTGAAGTCTTTGCAATCCTCACTTACAACTGAAACACAGAG GACCCAAGACCTTGAGGCAAAGCTAACCTCAGTACTGAATGAGCTCAGCGATGAAACCTCAGAATTAC AAAAAATCAAAGAGCAGAAAGACAGCTATGGCAAGCAAATACAGATGCTTAAAGACGGACTG GATGAGAAGTCAGACTTACTCAACTCTGTAAAGGAGAAATTACAGACAAGTGAGATTCAAACGCTTCAGCTTATTGCAACACTTGAACAGAAAGCATGTCAATTGAAG GAAGCAGTGGAGAAAGACGAATACTTGGAGGAGGCCCTAACCAAGGCTAGACATGAGTTTGAAGAGTTGCAGGAAGAAGTTGTTTTGAAAGAG ACCAAGTTAAAAGAGATAGAGGAGCGTTTGTCAAGAGCTTTGGAGAGTGGTTGTGAATCATCAACAGAAATTGAAAGATTGGTGATTGATAAAGAGCTGCAAAG GAATAAATATAAAGAGCTGAAGTCGAAGTTTAATGACCTCCAGATGCAGAAGGACTTTATACAAGAACAAGTTGATAGTGGTGTTGTAGAGAACAAAGTGCTTAAGTCTCAGCTCATG gaaaacaaagcaaatgaaGATAGGGATAAAATGGAAATTGAGAGACTTGAGAGGGAGAAACAACAGCTTCA AGTGGAGGTGGATATTTTATCAACGAAAATTGCCGGACAGGATGAAGAGAGCAAGAACGCTCAGGAGATGTTGAAAGAGAGT GGCAAAAACTCAAAGAAAGAACTTCAgatgaaagacaaacaaatcaaatcacTGGAGGCAAAG ctaacaaacctaaaaacaaaactagatACCAAAGCAAAAGCTTTTGAGGAATGCCTTAAAGAT ATAAGTACTTTGAGGGATGAGTCAGATAATGCAAAGAAACTTCACAAGGAGGAGCTTCAGAAAATATGTTCTGACCTTAAAGAGAAATCAACATTTGAGGCACAACTCAACGTGGAG GTGGGGAAACTGAAGCAAACAGCTATTGAGGCAACGAGGAGTAAAGAAGACACAGAAACCAAATGTCAGCAGAGGATATCAGACATGGTTGCCTTGATGGAGAGACATAAG CATGAGTATGACAAAATGATAGAAGAAAAAGATGCAGAGCTGAGTGACAAGCGGATGAGAGAAGCTGAAGTCAACGCAAGTAAAGCATTACTG GAGTTTGAGCTGTCCCATTTACAAGTGGAAATAAATGAACTGAGAGAACAACTCAAAATGGTCAAAGAAAAGAATGTGAGGATGAAGACCCCATCTCCAGTAAAAGATACACCTCAACCG ATCTTTGAAACcaaactaaagaaagaaagaaaaaggatATCTAAAACTCCAAAAGCATCCACCTCTACAAAGGCGATTTATTCTCttttaaatgagaaagaaaatgatCCCCCATCAAGACGTGCATCCCCCAGTCCTGTT GGAACTGTCAACGAAGTCCCCAAAAGTTCATTTTGGAGCTTGAGCACAAAATATGGAACAACACCTCAAATAAAG tCATTCAGAATCCGCACACCACCCAGAACTGAGATAACAGGGTCTTGGAAAACAAATATCTTGAAACTGGACCCTAAGTCAGACAGCTCAGAGAGCAACGATATACTG AGTTTCTCCCCAAGACCtcttaaaacaaagaaaccgaTGCAGCCAAAAGACCCAGTAGCAGGGGGTTCGGGCATGTTCAAAAAG GTGCAGAGTTCTGTTGCGTGCAAGTCTCCAGGAACCGCTCTGAAATTGGCAGCCATAAAGAGAATGCGAGATGCCGGATGGACTAGCATTAGCAGTTCagataagaaaaagaaaaaaataagcgAGAAGATATTTGCTTGA
- the sycp1 gene encoding synaptonemal complex protein 1 isoform X1, whose amino-acid sequence MQKAFNFKLLVPPRAHVNQVSALKPNETGLNEENCVFSQPVQGFNQSSDMEKSLPFPSKMVLPTKTTRTEGTKKATVIPMEKEETLRSSQLFSRLLDEAEKIKMWKVRIDSETSQKDRRLQENRKTIETQRKAIQELQFANESLSMKLEDQLNENEDLRNKSNATRNLCNILKDTFERSVEKMSVFEAEREETHDLFIQNSETIKRMGAAFESLRKQAEADQQDMLKLRECLTKMEGLKIKFESDCLVKEKEVAMLQEKVCVKESNLKDVSLKVLETQQNCNLLKESARQHQELLNNLTQDREMLEEKLKATEQFKWEIEEKQRALTNELEQSKENHVKILQKKDAELEELNNIKDQQSHQLAEMRLTVKSLQSSLTTETQRTQDLEAKLTSVLNELSDETSELQKIKEQKDSYGKQIQMLKDGLDEKSDLLNSVKEKLQTSEIQTLQLIATLEQKACQLKEAVEKDEYLEEALTKARHEFEELQEEVVLKETKLKEIEERLSRALESGCESSTEIERLVIDKELQRNKYKELKSKFNDLQMQKDFIQEQVDSGVVENKVLKSQLMENKANEDRDKMEIERLEREKQQLQVEVDILSTKIAGQDEESKNAQEMLKESGKNSKKELQMKDKQIKSLEAKLTNLKTKLDTKAKAFEECLKDISTLRDESDNAKKLHKEELQKICSDLKEKSTFEAQLNVEVGKLKQTAIEATRSKEDTETKCQQRISDMVALMERHKHEYDKMIEEKDAELSDKRMREAEVNASKALLEFELSHLQVEINELREQLKMVKEKNVRMKTPSPVKDTPQPIFETKLKKERKRISKTPKASTSTKAIYSLLNEKENDPPSRRASPSPVGTVNEVPKSSFWSLSTKYGTTPQIKSFRIRTPPRTEITGSWKTNILKLDPKSDSSESNDILSFSPRPLKTKKPMQPKDPVAGGSGMFKKVQSSVACKSPGTALKLAAIKRMRDAGWTSISSSDKKKKKISEKIFA is encoded by the exons ATGCAAAAGGCATTCAACTTCAAACTGTTGGTTCCCCCAAGAGCTCACGTAAATCAAGTATCTGCTTTAAAGCCCAATGAAACAGGCTTGAATGAAGAaaactgtgttttctctcaACCAGTACAG GGTTTTAACCAGTCTTCAGATATGGAGAAAAGCCTTCCATTCCCATCCAAAATGGTGCttccaacaaaaacaacaagaacTG AAGGTACAAAGAAGGCTACGGTCATACCAATGGAAAAAGAAGAG ACGTTAAGATCCAGCCAGCTATTCTCCAGATTGCTTGATGAAGCtgagaaaattaaaatgtgGAAGGTGAGAATTGATTCTGAGACGTCGCAAAAAGACAGGAGGCTTCAGGAGAACAGAAAGACTATTGAGACGCAGCGGAAAGCTATTCAAGAACTTCAG TTTGCAAACGAAAGTCTGAGCATGAAATTAGAGGATCAGCTTAATGAGAATGAAGACCTTAGGAATAA AAGTAATGCGACAAGGAATTTGTGTAACATACTGAAGGACACATTTGAAAGATCTGTTGAGAAAAtgagtgtgt ttGAGGCTGAACGGGAAGAAACTCATGATCTATTCATACAGAACAGTGAGACTATAAAG AGGATGGGGGCAGCTTTTGAAAGTCTTAGGAAGCAAGCAGAGGCAGATCAGCAGGACATGTTGAAAT TAAGAGAATGCCTCACGAAGATGGAGGgtcttaaaataaagtttgagaGTGATTGTCTTGTAAAGGAAAAGGAG GTTGCCATGCTTCAAGAGAAAGTCTGTGTAAAAGAAAGCAATCTTAAAGACGTTTCACTTAAAGTCCTAGAAACACAGCAAAACTGTAACCTACTTAAGGAATCTGCAA GGCAACATCAGGAATTGCTTAACAATTTAACACAGGACCGAGAGATGCTTGAGGAAAAACTCAAAGCGACAGAGCAGTTCAAATGGGAGATTgaa GAAAAGCAGAGAGCATTAACTAATGAACTGGAGCAAAGCAAGGAGAACCATGTAAAGATCCTTCAAAAGAAAGATGCTGAACTAGAGGAGCTAAACAACATCAAAGATCAACAGTCACACCAACTTGCAGAAATGCGATTGACTGTGAAGTCTTTGCAATCCTCACTTACAACTGAAACACAGAG GACCCAAGACCTTGAGGCAAAGCTAACCTCAGTACTGAATGAGCTCAGCGATGAAACCTCAGAATTAC AAAAAATCAAAGAGCAGAAAGACAGCTATGGCAAGCAAATACAGATGCTTAAAGACGGACTG GATGAGAAGTCAGACTTACTCAACTCTGTAAAGGAGAAATTACAGACAAGTGAGATTCAAACGCTTCAGCTTATTGCAACACTTGAACAGAAAGCATGTCAATTGAAG GAAGCAGTGGAGAAAGACGAATACTTGGAGGAGGCCCTAACCAAGGCTAGACATGAGTTTGAAGAGTTGCAGGAAGAAGTTGTTTTGAAAGAG ACCAAGTTAAAAGAGATAGAGGAGCGTTTGTCAAGAGCTTTGGAGAGTGGTTGTGAATCATCAACAGAAATTGAAAGATTGGTGATTGATAAAGAGCTGCAAAG GAATAAATATAAAGAGCTGAAGTCGAAGTTTAATGACCTCCAGATGCAGAAGGACTTTATACAAGAACAAGTTGATAGTGGTGTTGTAGAGAACAAAGTGCTTAAGTCTCAGCTCATG gaaaacaaagcaaatgaaGATAGGGATAAAATGGAAATTGAGAGACTTGAGAGGGAGAAACAACAGCTTCA AGTGGAGGTGGATATTTTATCAACGAAAATTGCCGGACAGGATGAAGAGAGCAAGAACGCTCAGGAGATGTTGAAAGAGAGT GGCAAAAACTCAAAGAAAGAACTTCAgatgaaagacaaacaaatcaaatcacTGGAGGCAAAG ctaacaaacctaaaaacaaaactagatACCAAAGCAAAAGCTTTTGAGGAATGCCTTAAAGAT ATAAGTACTTTGAGGGATGAGTCAGATAATGCAAAGAAACTTCACAAGGAGGAGCTTCAGAAAATATGTTCTGACCTTAAAGAGAAATCAACATTTGAGGCACAACTCAACGTGGAG GTGGGGAAACTGAAGCAAACAGCTATTGAGGCAACGAGGAGTAAAGAAGACACAGAAACCAAATGTCAGCAGAGGATATCAGACATGGTTGCCTTGATGGAGAGACATAAG CATGAGTATGACAAAATGATAGAAGAAAAAGATGCAGAGCTGAGTGACAAGCGGATGAGAGAAGCTGAAGTCAACGCAAGTAAAGCATTACTG GAGTTTGAGCTGTCCCATTTACAAGTGGAAATAAATGAACTGAGAGAACAACTCAAAATGGTCAAAGAAAAGAATGTGAGGATGAAGACCCCATCTCCAGTAAAAGATACACCTCAACCG ATCTTTGAAACcaaactaaagaaagaaagaaaaaggatATCTAAAACTCCAAAAGCATCCACCTCTACAAAGGCGATTTATTCTCttttaaatgagaaagaaaatgatCCCCCATCAAGACGTGCATCCCCCAGTCCTGTT GGAACTGTCAACGAAGTCCCCAAAAGTTCATTTTGGAGCTTGAGCACAAAATATGGAACAACACCTCAAATAAAG tCATTCAGAATCCGCACACCACCCAGAACTGAGATAACAGGGTCTTGGAAAACAAATATCTTGAAACTGGACCCTAAGTCAGACAGCTCAGAGAGCAACGATATACTG AGTTTCTCCCCAAGACCtcttaaaacaaagaaaccgaTGCAGCCAAAAGACCCAGTAGCAGGGGGTTCGGGCATGTTCAAAAAG GTGCAGAGTTCTGTTGCGTGCAAGTCTCCAGGAACCGCTCTGAAATTGGCAGCCATAAAGAGAATGCGAGATGCCGGATGGACTAGCATTAGCAGTTCagataagaaaaagaaaaaaataagcgAGAAGATATTTGCTTGA
- the si:ch211-105j21.9 gene encoding sialomucin core protein 24-like: MGVLTLQLLVCGQLLLYSLAAENKTDQIIQSTSMTTNTSQITPPGTAESLNTTGNYTENNVSTPSSHLINGSSTTSATPMTPTRPQNTTSDPKQTNVTVSGSTVKPNETTTQIYNTTKTSTSSPTTTVNVSTTAITSRNNTPYSSTTVLTTLTTPLVTKPTEKTSTTVTQNNSTAINKSSVGLSSSEKSLTVLFSALLGLIVLIVLVYFMHKYRKRNQTRVQYTHRRLQSDDTGEQYAGADDTLVISGGLYDGPQIYNPTMTVQNEEEFQADASGFGYASSQFRLEFLKEEQQRDPDRDASTFHSFNANDQEP; the protein is encoded by the exons ATGGGTGTGTTAACTCTTCAGCTTTTGGTATGTGGCCAACTGTTATTGTATTCGTTGGCTGcggaaaacaaaacagaccaAATTATCCAGTCGACATCAATGACGACCAACACGTCACAGATCACACCTCCTGGAACTGCTGAATCTCTGAATACAACCGGAAACTATACTGAAAACAATGTCTCAACGCCATCAAGTCATTTAATAAACGGTTCTTCGACAACCTCAGCTACCCCGATGACTCCTACTCGACCCCAGAACACGACTTCTGAccccaaacaaacaaatgtaacagTCTCCGGATCAACAGTGAAGCCAAACGAGACAACAACACAGATTTACAACACGACCAAAACAAGCACCTCATCACCGACAACAACAGTCAATGTTAGTACAACAGCAATCACATCTCGAAACAACACCCCTTACAGCAGTACCACTGTATTAACTACATTAACCACACCGCTAGTAACAAAACCAACAGAGAAAACTTCAACCACTGTTACTCAAAACAACTCAACTGCTATCAATAAATCTTCAGTTG GTCTGAGTAGTTCAGAGAAATCTCTGACTGTTTTATTCAGTGCTCTGCTTGGTTTAATTGTCCTGATAGTTCTGGTGTACTTTATGCACAAGTACAGAAAACGCAATCAGACCAGGGTCCAATATACTCATCGGCGTCTTCAAAGCGACGATACAG GAGAGCAGTATGCTGGGGCAGATGACACGCTGGTCATTTCAGGAGGACTTTACGATGGCCCTCAGATTTACAACCCCACCATGACAGTACAAAATGAAGAAGAATTTCAGGCCGACGCATCTGGATTTGGCTACGCATCTTCTCAGTTCCGCTTGGAGTTTCTGAAAGAAGAGCAGCAAAGAGACCCTGACCGTGATGCCTCCACCTTTCACTCATTTAATGCAAATGATCAAGAGCCTTAA